In the Silene latifolia isolate original U9 population chromosome 1, ASM4854445v1, whole genome shotgun sequence genome, CTTGATAATTTaattacctttgattaaaataccgctcacaaagaataaaaagacGATGAGAAAACAAACCTTGATTCAAACCTCTATGGACGACATAAATAGTATCTTGATCAACCATGGAAAGTTTAAGCGGCGTATCCGTATCCTTAAAACATGCACCATTAAACATAAACTTAAATTGATTATAATCCGCCGCAAATTGATCACAATAACGAatcatcaaccatctcaattcaatttctctgtcaattttcataatttttaagtCCATCTGTCCAAACATAGCAAACTGCACCTTCACAGTTATAATATTCGGATCGATTCTTTCGACTACTTTTTCTTTGGATTCTGCTACTTTTACTTTGGATTCTACTACTTTTTCTTTGTATTCTTCttcatcctcctcttcttcttcttcttcttcttcttcttcttcctcttcctcttcgctTTCGTATCGATGCCGTTTCCCTGTTGTCATTTTTTCGACAAGAGAATGCGATTGATTTTGAGATTGGGGGAGTATAATTGTGGAAATTGTGAAATTGGGGAAGAAATTAGGGTTAGTGTTAGGGTTTTGGAGGGAAATGATTTAAATTTTGGCGCCTTTGTTTTTTTAAAGGTTTCGGGCTTAAGAGTTAAGAGTGTTGGACGTGTAATTAGTTGAAGAATCAATTGTCACTAGTTTTTGTTTGGCAATTGGCAAGCCCATTTATTTAATCCAATTCACTAGTTTTCGGAAGGGTTTATTTAGATTGAGTGATTAAAATCGAAAGACAGACGGGAAATGGGTTGGTAGACTAATGTTGTATTCTTTTTACTTAATTTTagctcatttcagttcagtttTAGCTCTATTCAGTCCAGTTAAGTTTAGTTTttttcttcacaaattaacttcttacttcagttcagttcagttcagctcacaATAAGTTCAGCTCATTcaattcagctccattaagttcagttcagacaatttcagtccaagaGAACAAGGCCTAAGATCGAAAGACTTATCCCGGTGATTTATGTACGTTTGTTTTTAGTATGAGGGGGACAATGAACTAAACCGAATGAAACTTAGATGAGATAAAGTTAACAAAACTAAAAAAGTATGGCCTAATACAAAGTTGGTACTCTCACAAGCTTTTTAGACTGCTCGCATGCTTATGCTACATATGGATGTAATATTGATCAAATACATGCCTATATGTGTGCATAAATGTTGTACCCTGTGCAAACCATTGGACCGCAGCCTCCGGGGTCTGCTTTTCACTACCCAATCAGTTAACTCGACTATTGACGTACCTATACAGGATGTTCTATGTTCTCCCTAAAGTCAAACTTCTGAACTTTTTTTATAAAAGTCATTAGTACACTTAAAAATTTTAGTGTAGGGATTTCATCTGGACCCTCATCAATAGACCAGACGATGTTAACTATCGTAATTGGTGAAGTTATGAGCGGTGATACTCATGAACTGGGTTCTAAACCTGTTAACATAACAATTTCTCTTGTGACTCTATTTAAACCAAACAAAATAGAATAGTAGAGAATTGATTAAGATAAAGAGAGTAAAGTAAAAGATAGATGGTTCATCACTACGATCGTACTCTCGCAGTCCATGCTTTCTAGGGAGTAATATTTATCAAGTACTTACCTATATACGGAGTATTTGCATATACCCCGTACTCTTGGATATCAACCCTAACTCACACATAACGACCACCTTACACTAGATCGACTCTTGAACTACATCCTCCGAGTTTGCTTTTCACTAATCACCCAGTTAGTTCCGTCTATCAATGTACCCATGACGAACTATCATCCCTATATCAAACTTCTAAACTTTATATAAAAAGTCATCGTTTCACTTAAAcattttttagtttatttcttaaATATGTTCGCTTAACCTAATAAAATCATACCAATTTCTCATTAATTCATATTCCTTTtccacaaattttcattttcattattattgAATCGGTAAATTAGTAAATTCATTGAAGTTCTtagatattttatttatatataggATACGGCCCAGGTCAAattaaaaccgtatttacaatTTCTAGCCCGATTTAATATTTAAACCAACCAAAACTAAATTAAACGCACCTCTCGAATCTCAATTACTCACAGGTCCGTAACTCCTAGAGTCCTAGTCTCCTATCATATCCTCCAACCCTATTCAAGAAACAGACCGAAATCCCCCAAAtcaacaaaccctaatttccgaCCAACCCAGCACAAATCGTCTTTCAATCAATCAAGGTAATTTCGATCGTCTCTCTCATTCGTATTGTTTGTTTGCTTTTTTATTTTCGTTGGTTGTTCTTGTAGTTGCTTTGTAAAattgtaattatttattttaatgtCTGAATTAAAGTTGGGAGTAGTTCTTTTCAATGGTAGCTTGTTGATTAAAGGTGGAATAAAGCTTGTTAAACTTGTTTAATTGCACCAATTAttgtttaagaccgtcttaacttaagaccGCTCTCACACCCGATTAAAATCAAGGAAATAAGAGGAGGTTGGAAGAAGTTTGTAATTAAGACGGACTTAAGTAAGATCAATTGAATTAATTAAGTCATAATTAAGCTCATAAGATTGTTACTGATGTGTTGGATTTATACCTGTATTTCTGGAACCAATCTCGAAACGATGCGGATTACATATGAAACTGAGATCTTTGTGCATTATTGCTATTTATCGCTTGAATGACATAGCTGAAATTGCTATTTCCTTTTAGTTGCCTTGTATCTGCTTCAAATACTGGCAGCGAACGCACGGGgttgtaaaattaaaatatactccctctgtcccggtcatttgttgtccttttccatttctGGGTATATCGGCCATTTGtcatcctttctattttaagaatgaacttgatgagtaaattgatcattcacactcaatttattccacttgtcattttgtAATTGGCTCcctcccctttccttggtctttgtgccaaaaccaaaggacaacaaatgactgggacggagggagtaattaatTTAATCGGCTTATGTTGTAAAGTTATTGGGAGTAAAGTTTTGCTTTTAGTGATTGCAAGTTATTTTCTTCCTCCAGGTATTCAATGGGGAAGAAGAAGTCGTCGGATGAAGCTGGAACTAGCAAAGATGGAGGAAAGAAAGATAAAATCTCAGTTTCAGCAATGCTTGCTAGTATGGACGAAAAGCCAGATAAGCCAAAGAAGGGATCCAAGGCAAAGGCAAAGGCAGCTTCCAGAGCTTCTTACACTGATGGAATCGATCTTCCACCTtctgatgatgaagaggaggagaATGTTGCCGGGGGAGACGAAGGACAGAATGCCAGGCGGACAGAGGTTAAGGAGCTGAGTACTTCTTTGACTGAAAAAGAGTCGAAGAAACGAGAAAAGAAGGAAATGTTGGCAATGTATGCTGTTGAGCAGGCCAAACAAGAGGCACTTAGGGATGATCGTGATGCTTTCACTGTTGTCATTGGCAGTCGTGCTTCAGTCCTCGATGGCGGAGATGAAGCCGATGCTAATGTTAAAGACATAACGGTTGAGAATTTTTCAGTGTCAGCTCGAGGAAAAGAGCTTCTTAAGAATGCGACTGTAAAAATTTCTCATGGGAAGAGATATGGTTTGGTAGGACCAAATGGAATGGGGAAGTCGACACTTCTTAAGCTTTTGGCTTGGAGAAAGATACCGGTGCCCAAAAACATTGACGTGTTATTGGTTGAGCAAGAAATAGTTGGGGATGATCGAAGTGCACTTGAAGCAGTTGTTTCGGCCAATGATGAGCTAGTGAAGCTCCGAGAAGAGGTTGCTACTTTGCAAAAGTCATCAGGTGATAATGGAGATGGAGATGAAGACGACGAATCCGGAGAAAGGCTTGCTGAGTTATACGAGAGGCTTGAGTTGCTTGGGTCGGATGCGGCTGAGGCGCAGGCTTCTAAGATTCTTGCTGGACTGGGATTCACTAAAGACATGCAGGTCCGTCCTACTAAGTCGTTTAGTGGTGGGTGGAGAATGAGAATTTCCCTGGCCCGAGCCCTTTTCATTCAGCCAACACTTCTATTACTTGATGAACCCACAAACCATCTAGACCTTAGAGCGGTTTTGTGGTTGGAGGAGTATCTATGTCGGTGGAAGAAAACTCTTATTGTTGTATCACATGACCGTGATTTTCTTAACACGGTGTGTGTTGAAATCATTCATCTTCATGACATGAAGCTTCACATGTACCGTGGAAACTTCGATGATTTTGAGAGTGGTTATGAACAGCGCCGAAAAGAGATGAATAAAGAGTTTGAAAAGTATGACAAGCAATTGAAAGCTGCCAAACGGTCAGGAAACCAACTTCAGCAAAAGAAAGTGCAGGAAAAAGCCAAGTTCACCCAAGAGAAAAAGGCGTCCAAAAGCAAGGCGAAAGGAAAAGTTGATGAAGACGAGCCTCAAGCCGAAGCCCCTAGAAAATGGAGAGACTACACTGTGGAGTTTCACTTCCCTGAACCTACTGAACTTACTCCTCCCCTCCTCCAGCTTATTGAAGTTAGCTTTAGCTATCCTAGCCGTCCAGATTTTAGGTTGTCCAATGTTGATGTTGGGATTGACATGGGAACCCGAGTTGCTATTGTGGGGCCCAATGGAGCCGGGAAGTCGACGTTGCTCAATCTCCTTGCTGGGGACCTGTCCCCAGGTGAGGGGGAGGTACGGAGAAGCCAAAAGCTAAGAATAGGCAGATACTCGCAGCATTTCGTTGATCTTCTTACAATGAATGAAAATGCAGTTCAATATCTTCTCCGACTCCATCCCGACCAAGAGGGAATGAGCAAGCAAGAGGCGGTTAGAGCAAAACTCGGGAAATTCGGCCTTCCGAGTCATAATCATCTAACCCCGATTGCCAAATTATCAGGGGGTCAGAAAGCCAGGGTTGTATTTACATCGATAGCAATGTCAAAGCCTCATATATTGTTACTCGATGAGCCCACTAATCACTTAGACATGCAGAGTATTGATGCTCTTGCAGATGCATTGGATGAGTTCACAGGTGGAGTCGTTCTGGTTAGTCATGATTCACGGTTGATTTCACGCGTGTGTGAGGACGAGGAGAGAAGTCAAATCTGGGTTGTGGACAATGGAACTGTCGAGTTCTTCCCAGGAACATTCGAGGAATACAAGGAGGAGCTACAAAAAGAAATCAAGGCTGAAGTTGATGACTAATTTGGGTTGCATCGAATTTTGTGATTGATACGAATTTGCCTATTGTTTTATGTTGTTAGATTTTACTCCCTTTCCCCTCTAGACATACAAACCTTCAAGTTTTGCCATTTTTACCATTTTATATGTAATAATTGACTAAATGAAATGCCGTCTCAGTAAACATTAAAAATTTGTGCTTCGATGGTTGAGAAGTTGATATATGCCGTCTCAAGAGTGTAATCAAGTTCCATGCTGAAATTCTCTCTTTTGTTTTCGAAATTAGTCTTTTCGGTTTTGGTTCATAGCTGAACTTGGTGTAAGATCATTTTTCAGGATGATAATCCAAATAAACCATATACAATCATAGACCATTTTCGGTTTTGGTTCATAGCTGAACGAGTGTAATCGCGAATAAAGTGACTTAACTATCTCAATCACTATCCAAACATTGCCTAAAATACTAGTATTAGAACAAATTGGTGCGAGACCATTTTccgatttgaaaagatgttggACCGTTGGTTGCTAAGGAAAAATATTATCGGCAGCGAAAAATTAATGATTTAATATTTTGAAAATGAACACAGGATAAAGAGATTTTTGTTAATATCAAGAAGATTACTTATCAAGCCAAAGGTTCTACAAGTAAATCATCCAGCTCAAATTACAGGAGATACAACTACAAGTCTACAACATTAATAATACACACAGGGATAGCTAGTGACTGATCTTCCCTCATCATCATCCGCGTACTCTGCTCACGTCCTTCTCAGTCAC is a window encoding:
- the LOC141593827 gene encoding ABC transporter F family member 4-like, whose protein sequence is MGKKKSSDEAGTSKDGGKKDKISVSAMLASMDEKPDKPKKGSKAKAKAASRASYTDGIDLPPSDDEEEENVAGGDEGQNARRTEVKELSTSLTEKESKKREKKEMLAMYAVEQAKQEALRDDRDAFTVVIGSRASVLDGGDEADANVKDITVENFSVSARGKELLKNATVKISHGKRYGLVGPNGMGKSTLLKLLAWRKIPVPKNIDVLLVEQEIVGDDRSALEAVVSANDELVKLREEVATLQKSSGDNGDGDEDDESGERLAELYERLELLGSDAAEAQASKILAGLGFTKDMQVRPTKSFSGGWRMRISLARALFIQPTLLLLDEPTNHLDLRAVLWLEEYLCRWKKTLIVVSHDRDFLNTVCVEIIHLHDMKLHMYRGNFDDFESGYEQRRKEMNKEFEKYDKQLKAAKRSGNQLQQKKVQEKAKFTQEKKASKSKAKGKVDEDEPQAEAPRKWRDYTVEFHFPEPTELTPPLLQLIEVSFSYPSRPDFRLSNVDVGIDMGTRVAIVGPNGAGKSTLLNLLAGDLSPGEGEVRRSQKLRIGRYSQHFVDLLTMNENAVQYLLRLHPDQEGMSKQEAVRAKLGKFGLPSHNHLTPIAKLSGGQKARVVFTSIAMSKPHILLLDEPTNHLDMQSIDALADALDEFTGGVVLVSHDSRLISRVCEDEERSQIWVVDNGTVEFFPGTFEEYKEELQKEIKAEVDD